From one Pseudactinotalea sp. HY158 genomic stretch:
- the dnaA gene encoding chromosomal replication initiator protein DnaA, translating into MDTEAVAVGWNRAVEILANRGELSGAQMGFVRLTKPLGVIDNTVLLAVASDFAKDFIETRARESIISALTTSLSRPVRVAVTVDPSLEDSPAAPPAPPVPASPVFPEHLAPVSDDEPDRWSTSTTTGPRDGLVDPNARLNVNYTFDTFVIGSSNRFAHAAATAVAEAPARAYNPLFIYGQSGLGKTHLLHAIGHYAQHLYPGVRVRYVNSEEFTNDFINSIRDDKAEAFQRRYREVDVLLVDDIQFLQGKEQTMEEFFHTFNTLHNDAKQVVITSDLPPKRLAGFEDRMRSRFEWGLLTDVQPPDLETRIAILRKKASSEEFQAPSDVLEYIASKISTNIRELEGALIRVTAFANLNRQAVDTSLAELVLKDLISDDDTPEITPSVIMAQTAAYFSVSIEALCSADRSRVLVNARQIAMYLCRELTELSLPKIGQVFGNRDHTTVMHAYRKITQLMAERRATYNQVTELTNRIKQQNRA; encoded by the coding sequence TTGGACACCGAAGCCGTCGCCGTCGGGTGGAACCGTGCGGTCGAGATCCTCGCCAATCGCGGCGAACTCTCGGGAGCACAGATGGGTTTCGTGCGCCTGACGAAGCCCCTGGGCGTCATCGACAACACGGTGCTCCTGGCCGTCGCGAGCGACTTCGCCAAGGATTTCATCGAGACCCGTGCGCGGGAATCGATCATCTCCGCCCTGACGACCTCCCTGTCCCGTCCGGTCCGTGTGGCCGTGACGGTCGATCCGAGCCTCGAGGACTCCCCCGCCGCACCGCCGGCGCCGCCGGTCCCCGCGAGCCCCGTATTTCCGGAGCATCTCGCACCGGTCTCCGACGACGAACCGGACCGGTGGTCCACGTCGACCACGACCGGCCCGCGTGACGGCCTCGTGGATCCGAACGCCCGGCTCAACGTCAACTACACGTTCGACACGTTCGTCATCGGTTCCTCCAACAGGTTCGCGCACGCCGCGGCGACCGCCGTCGCCGAGGCGCCGGCACGGGCATACAACCCCCTGTTCATCTACGGTCAGTCGGGCCTGGGCAAGACCCATCTGCTCCATGCGATCGGCCACTACGCCCAGCACCTGTATCCGGGAGTGCGGGTCCGGTACGTGAACTCGGAGGAGTTCACCAACGACTTCATCAACTCGATCCGGGACGACAAGGCCGAGGCGTTCCAGCGGCGCTACCGCGAGGTCGACGTGCTCCTCGTGGACGACATCCAGTTCCTGCAGGGCAAGGAACAGACGATGGAGGAGTTCTTCCACACGTTCAACACCCTCCACAACGACGCGAAGCAGGTCGTCATCACCTCGGATCTGCCGCCGAAACGGCTCGCGGGCTTCGAGGACCGGATGCGATCGCGATTCGAGTGGGGCCTGCTGACCGATGTCCAGCCGCCCGACCTCGAGACCCGGATCGCCATCCTGCGCAAGAAGGCCAGTTCGGAGGAGTTCCAGGCCCCGAGCGACGTGCTCGAGTACATCGCCTCGAAGATCTCGACGAACATCCGTGAGCTCGAGGGCGCCCTCATCCGGGTGACCGCCTTCGCCAACCTCAATCGTCAGGCGGTCGACACGTCTCTGGCCGAGCTCGTGCTCAAGGACCTCATCAGCGACGACGACACCCCCGAGATCACCCCGTCGGTGATCATGGCTCAGACCGCGGCCTACTTCTCCGTCTCGATCGAGGCGCTGTGCAGTGCCGACCGTTCCCGAGTCCTCGTCAACGCCCGCCAGATCGCCATGTACCTGTGCCGGGAACTGACTGAACTGTCGCTGCCGAAGATCGGTCAGGTCTTCGGCAACCGCGACCACACGACTGTGATGCACGCCTACCGCAAGATCACCCAGCTCATGGCGGAGCGACGAGCCACGTACAACCAGGTCACCGAGCTGACCAACCGCATCAAGCAGCAGAACCGGGCCTGA